In Silene latifolia isolate original U9 population chromosome 3, ASM4854445v1, whole genome shotgun sequence, a single window of DNA contains:
- the LOC141648709 gene encoding uncharacterized protein LOC141648709 has product MWGDECQAAFDRIKEVLSAPHVLSPPIAGLPLSLYLTVTDTAMGAMLAQTVEKEERAIYYFSKNFLEYEAKYTTLEKTCLALVWATTKLRHYMLCYSYVPLKAVKGRAVIDFLTDIPIEEDSVTDMWSFPDENVVHVEDEVWDLYFDGASSSMGYGVGILLISPKGEHVHVSIKLDFLTINNAAEYEACLLGLRNAISLNIKKLLVHGDSYLVINQVTGLWKIKSNSLAPYQAKIEELEKYFEEIHYVHLPGKENSFADALSKLAALVNIPDHIDSMPLCVERRSAP; this is encoded by the exons ATGTGGGGTGACGAATGTCAAGCCGCATTCGACAGGATCAAAGAAGTTCTGTCTGCTCCACATGTGCTTAGTCCACCCATAGCCGGATTGCCACTATCCTTGTATCTAACCGTAACAGATACCGCGATGGGAGCAATGTTGGCCCAAACTGtggaaaaagaagaaagggcAATTTACTACTTCAGTAAAAATTTCTTAGAATATGAAGCTAAGTACACCACGTTAGAAAAAACATGCCTAGCCCTTGTCTGGGCAACAACGAAGCTGAGACACTATATGTTGTGTTATAGT TACGTACCCTTGAAAGCAGTGAAAGGACGGGCTGTCATCGACTTCCTCACTGACATTCCAATAGAGGAAGACAGTGTTACGGACATGTGGTCTTTCCCAGATGAAAATGTGGTTCATGTCGAAGACGAAGTATGGGAtctttatttcgatggagcatcgagtAGCATGGGATATGGGGTCGGAATCCTCCTCATTTCACCAAAGGGAGAACATGTACATGTATCCATCAAGTTAGATTTCCTCACCATCAACAATGCTGCTGAGTACGAAGCATGCCTACTGGGTTTGCGCAATGCTATCAGTCTAAATATAAAGAAGTTACTGGTACATGGTGACTCATAtttagtcattaaccaagtaacaGGGTTGTGGAAGATCAAAAGTAATAGTCTGGCACCTTACCAGGCTAAGATAGAGGAATTGGAAAAGTATTTCGAGGAAATACACTATGTCCATTTACCCGGAAAAGAGAATTCATTCGCCGATGCTCTGTCTAAGTTGGCAGCCTTGGTTAACATCCCAGATCATATAGACAGCATGCCactatgtgtcgaacgaagatcggcACCATAA